Proteins encoded within one genomic window of Canis lupus familiaris isolate Mischka breed German Shepherd chromosome 12, alternate assembly UU_Cfam_GSD_1.0, whole genome shotgun sequence:
- the DLA-DOB gene encoding major histocompatibility complex, class II, DO beta precursor: MGSGWVPWMLALLVNVTGLDSSMTQGRDSPEDFVIQAKADCYFINGTEKVQFVVRFIFNLEEYARFDSHVGMFVALTELGKPDAELWNSQPGILERSRASVDLLCRHNYELGAPFTVGRKVQPEVTVYPERTPSMQHHNLLLCSVTGFYPGDIKIKWFRNGQEERVGVMSTGLIRNGDWTFQTMVMLEMTPELGDVYTCLVNHPSLLSPVSVEWRAQSTYSWRKMLSGIAAFLLGLIFLLVGTVICLRAQKGYVETQFSGDEISRAVPSP; this comes from the exons atGGGTTCTGGGTGGGTTCCATGGATGCTGGCTCTGTTAGTGAATGTAACTGGATTGGATTCTTCCATGACTCAAGGCAGAGACTCTCCAG AAGATTTTGTGATTCAGGCAAAGGCTGACTGTTACttcatcaatggaacagagaagGTGCAGTTTGTAGTGAGATTCATTTTTAACCTGGAGGAGTATGCACGTTTTGACAGCCACGTGGGAATGTTTGTGGCATTGACAGAGCTGGGGAAGCCTGATGCTGAGCTCTGGAACAGTCAGCCGGGTATATTGGAGAGGAGTAGAGCTTCTGTGGATTTACTCTGCAGGCATAACTACGAGCTCGGTGCACCCTTCACTGTGGGGAGAAAAG taCAACCAGAGGTGACAGTGTATCCAGAGAGGACCCCATCCATGCAGCACCACAATCTGCTGCTCTGCTCTGTGACAGGTTTCTATCCAGGAGACATCAAGATCAAGTGGTTCCGGaatgggcaggaggagagagtTGGGGTCATGTCCACTGGCCTTATCAGGAACGGAGACTGGACCTTTCAGACAATGGTGATGCTGGAAATGACTCCTGAACTTGGAGATGTCTACACCTGCCTTGTTAATCATCCCAGCTTGCTGAGCCCTGTTTCTGTGGAGTGGA GAGCTCAGTCCACATATTCTTGGAGAAAGATGCTCAGTGGAATTGCAGCCTTCCTGCTTGGGTTGATCTTCCTTCTGGTGGGGACTGTCATCTGCCTCAGGGCTCAGAAAG GATATGTGGAGACTCAGTTTTCTGGTGATGAG ATCTCAAGAGCAGTTCCTTCACCATAG